TGACGACCTTCTGATCCAGTGGGCTTTCCAGTATAAATATGATGCCCGCCAACGCATGATCGCGAAAAGGGTGCCCGGTGCCGATTGGGTGTACATGGTTTACGATGTTCGCGACAGGCTGGTGCTTACGCAGGATGGAGAGCAACGTGCAGACGGGAAGAATGAATGGGCTTTTACCAAATACGACCAGCTCGACCGGCCCGTTTTGACCGGTATTACAGATATGGGCGCAAAAACGACAGGTCAGCTTCGGACCGAAGTGGCTGCCATGAACGTGCTGTATGAGCAACGCGGCACTGCCGTACACGGGTATACCAATAACACATACCCGGCAGTAGCGGAAAACCATGCCTACCTTACGGCAACCTACTATGACGACTATTCATTTGTGGACCTGGCGGAGTTCGGCGGGGAGTTTGACTACAGGGCATCCTCAGCCTACTTTAAACGGGTAAAGGGCCTGGTTACCGGCAGCAAAATAAAAGGTACTGGTGTCAATGCTCCCTGGGTACTTACCGCCACCTACTACGACAACAAATACCGGGTGACCCTGTCAGTTACCAAATCGGAAGACCTTTTGAGTAACCATGCCACCACCTATGATTTTGCAGGAAGGGTATTATCAACATCGGCTTACTATCCAAAAGGGCAAAATGAATCATTGCGGATAGACAGGCGGTATGAATACGACCATGCAGGCCGGTTGCTGAGGGGGTATCATAAGCTTACCAAAAACAATGAGGAACAGGAGGAAGTACTGCTGGCCGAAAATCAATACAACGAGTTGGGCGAACTGATTGAGAAGAACCTGCACGTCGAGAACAGTACACCTCACCAGTCCATAGACTACCGGTACAACATCCGCGGATGGCTGCAAAGCGTAAACAACAGCACCCTGCTGGAAGAGGCCGGGGTGAACGTTAATGATGCCAATACAGACCTGTTTGGTATGGAACTGATGTATAACAATCTGCTTGATGGCGTATCTGTAGAGAATTAAAAAATAAGACATGAACAACCTTAATAAATACATACTTATATTCCTGCTGTTCACCGGTTATAACAGCTATGGCCAGAACCCCATCACCTGGACCGACCTGGTGGGTGTAGAGATTCAGCCTGACAACACGCTGCTCAAAACCGCTGGCTGGGGAACCGATAATGGTGGCGCAGCCTCCGCAGAAATACTCCAGGCAGGCACTGATGGATGGGCGGAGTTTACCGTCTATCCCACCGGCTACGAACGCTACTTCGGCCTGACCCAAAATAATGTGGATGCCGCCAAAAACATGGATTATGCCATCAAGATCAGCAGCATCAACACTATAGTGGTCCAGGAGAGCGGGGTCTCCCGCGGAGGCTTCGGGAGCATAAGCGCCGGAGAAGTATTAAGGGTGGAGCGTACCGGTACCACCATTGAATATAAAAGGGACGGCTCCACCTTCCATACCTCCCAGGTGCCATCTACCACCACCCTGAGGGTGGATGTATCCCTCTACCATAGCAATGGTGAGATCAGGAACGGGACGCTCAACTTTGGAGCAGCCCATGTGGAAGCACCCAATGCCCCAACGGCCCTGCAAAGCACAACGGTAACATCAAACAGTGCAGGCCTGCAATGGGCAGATAATGCCAGTGATGAAACAGGGTTTATAATAGAAAGACAAAGTGGCACCGGCACTTACGAGCAGGTAGCCAACCTGCCTTCCAACACCACCAGCTACACTGATGGCACCGTGGCAGGAGCTGTCAGCTATACTTATCGAGTGTACGCCTATAACCCAGGAGGCAACTCCTCCTACAGCAATGCCCTGACCGTGACCACAAGCAGCACAGCAAGGGAAGGCTTTCCGGTGACCTGGACCGACCTTACAGGTGTAGAGATACTGGCGGATAATACTTTGCGCAAAATCGCAGGCTGGGGCACGGACAATGGCGGGGCCACTTCCGTGGAAATACTGCCGGCTGGTACAGACGGGTGGGCAGAGTTTATCGTCTATGCCACCGGCCATGAGCGCTATTTCGGCCTCACCGGAAACAGTACCGATGCCACCAGCAATATCGATTATGCCTTTAAAATCAGTAGCACTAATGGTCTGGTAGCGGCCGAGAAAGGCCAGAACCAAAGGGGGCTAGGTCATATTAAAGACGGGGACATACTTAGGATCAAAAGGGCAGGTACTTCGATTGAATACATAAAGAATGATACTACCTACTATACTTCGGAGGTTCCTTCAGCCGGCCCGCTGATGGTCGATGTAAGTATTTACCATACTTCCGGGGAGATCAGGGGATCGGCCATATCTTTTGAGGCAATGGTGGCTCCTGAAATACCTGCCGGTGTACAGGCCATAGCCACCGACTTTGACAAGAACCTCATCACCTGGGCAGCGCAGGACCCCGCCATAAGCTATGAGATAGAAAGATCGCTAAGCGAAACCGGTGGCTTTGCCAGGGTAGCTGCCACCGTTCGTGGGGCAGGTCAGTATAAAGACAGCAAACTTACCGGAGGCACTACCTATTACTATCGCGTAAGGGCCACTAACGGGCAGGAATTTTCAGCCTACAGCAATGTGGTGTCATCCACAACCAAAACTGCTGTAGCCACTGAAAACACACTGGCGCACAAACCGCAATATAATGGCAACATATCGGCCATTAAGTGGAAAGCCCATGGGGATGCGGAAGAAAAGCTGTACACCTACAGCTACGATGCCATGAACAGAATCAAAACGGCTCAATATGCCCAGGGGCATACCCAGACCAACAAAAGCTGGGTTACCGGGTCGGCACAAGGGGGCTATAGTGTAAATAATATCAACTATGACCTGAACGGCAACATCCAAAGCCTCAACCGGCAATCGATAGAAGAAGACCTGCGCACTATAGATGCTTTGACTTACAGCTATGCCAAAGGCGGCAATCAGCTCACGGCCGTCAGTGATGCCGCAGGCTGGGAAGGCTTTGCCGATAAAAACACTGTGGGCGACGACTATGAATACGATGCCAATGGCAATATGACCAGGGACAAGAACAAAGGCGTCACCATCACCTACAACCACCTAAACCTGCCGGTAAGGGTAGAGAAAGATGCCAATAACTACATCCTCTACCGCTACGATGCCACGGGAGTAAAACAGGAACAGGTCGTCTATGAGGAAGGCAAAGAACCAAAAAGCACCCGATATTTCGGAGAGCTGATCTATGAAGACGGTGAGCTGACGATGATCCAACATGAAGAAGGAAGGGTGGTGATCGATGAGATTACAGGCGGGTTTGAGTATCAGTACCATTTGCGCGACCATTTGGGAAATACAAGGCTGACCTTTACCACCAAGCCTAAAGTAATAGACTTCCCAGCCCGATTTGAAACAGAGACCTCTGCAGAGGAAGAGCAACTATACAGTGGTATAAATAACACACGGGTCAAGTTTCCCAGTGCCGATGCCGCCAATAGCGACATCAACGTGGCGGGAGACGATGAAGTGATAGGGTTAAACAACCAAATCTCCGCCGGGGCTGCCTTGAGCATACCCGTAGGCCCGGGCGATGAGCTGGACATGCAGGTGTATGGCTACTATGAAGCCGGAGATTATGGAGGCTTACAGACTGGCAATGCTGTACTGATGGCCGTAGCCGGGGCTTTTGGAGGCGCAAATGGTGGCAATACTTACGAGCAATCGACTTATGATGCCTTTAGCAGGGCAGATGGAGCAGGTATGTTGGTAAGCGGAAACGATGCAGGTGATGCGAGGCCAGCGGCCTACCTGAACTACATCCTGTTTGATGAACAGATGAACCCTTACAAATTTGGGCATGCCCAAATAGAAGGAACTGCCAATAGCCATGAGCTAGTGGCCTTGAATGATGTAGTTGTAGACAAGGCAGGCTTTGCCTATATTTACCTAAGCAATGAGAGCGACAGTCCATTGCCGGTGTTCTTTGACGATATGAAGGTGGTGGTCACGGAGTCCAACGTATTGGAAACCAGTGATTATTACCCGTATGGATTACAAATAGCCGGAGGCTTTAAGAGAGTTACTGCCAAGGAAAACAGGTTCAAATTTAACGGATTTGAATTACAGACGGGGCTTGATTGGGGTGTTTACGATTATAAAGCCAGACATTATGATCCAGTGTTAGGCCGCTTTTTAAATGTTGATCCTGCGGCTGATCTGATGAGACGGCACTCGCCTTACAACTATGCCTTTGATAATCCGATTAGGTTTATTGATCCTGATGGAATGTTGCCGGAAGAAACAGGAAAAGGGCCATGTGGTGATAAGCCTTGTCCAGAGGATAACAGGCGTGCGGGACAAAAATTTGCAGATGGTATAGGTAACGGTTTGGTTAGAACTGGGGAGGCATTTGAAAAGTTCTTAGACGACCCTGTAGCTGTACTTGATCAAGCCGAAGCAGCAGTGAAGGGCTTTCTTAAGGATCCGAAAGGAACTCTGGATGGAGTTGCCAGTGGTGTTGAAAACACACTCGTAGAAGCTTCTAATGATCCGGAAAAGGCAGGTGAATTAGTTTTTGATGTAGCATTGATAGTAGCTACTGATGGCTTAGCTCGTCAACTTGGGTTTGGAGATGATGTAATGAAGGGTCTACAAACGGAAGTAAACACAACTGCATCAGCGATGCAAAAAACAGGTCAGGCACCTGCTACAGTTGTTGGAGCTAGTTTGCCTAATGGAGCAACAAAAATAGCAAGAAGTGCGGGGCCTCCTACAATTATAGCTCCTTCATTGGAAAAAGCTGCAAATGAGCTTGGTGGAGTTGGAACCAAAAGAGCCGGAAATACTATTGGTTGTTGTGGGGAATTTCGTGCGGGAAATGAATTGTTGCTAGAAAATCCATATTATAAGCCTTCAGATATTCAATTTACTCCTGCTATTAGACCACGAACAGGTCAGGTTATTACTCCTTGTCAAAATTGTCAAGATATATTTAATATTAAGCAGTAAAACATTATTATGGAATATACAAGAGAAATTCAACCTAGCATAGATATAGACTGGTTTGCTATTGATAGCAATGGTATAATCATTCATTTTGCATCTGGAGGGGGATTGCTTCCTGTTTCCGTATCTTCATACAAAGAAGATACGGATATGCTATCTTCTTATTTTAGAAGCTTACCCTTAATTGATCAATCAGTACAGGTAAATGCTAGGTTGCATGAATTTGTGAAGCTTACAAATGAAGATAAAGAAAGGTATTTAGCTGATTTTCTCTCGATGTCAAAACGAGGAGTGTATTCCTTTGATAAAAGTTACCCAGGTGACTTTTTAAATAGAGACTATCATTTGGTTAGTTACCCTAAGCAACTTTTGTCAATAGATGTTTTGCCTGAGGAAGTTAAAAGTATCATTAGTCGAACCCAAATAGATGTTGATATTAGGAAAGTAACTTTACTATCCATTGATGATAAGGGAGAGGTTATCTATGAGACATAGGTATTAATAAGTCAAATTAATGATGAGTTGAAAGCCCCTCTAGCGCGGAAGTCACTTCCGTGATAAACTGAAATAGAAAGCCTTGCAGGAATGCGAGGCTTTTTTAATGCGCTAGTTTTTCCTGAAGGTCAGATTGCAGGACAAAGGCACCCAGGAACTCTTTAACAAGCTTTTTCTTTTCATTGGAGAGGTTATTTACCTTTTTATACAGGGACAAAAGTTCCTTATCAGAAATATTACCTTCGGCCACTTCATCGGCAGATCCACTCATTAAATAATCGGTAGTTATATCCAGGGCGTTGGCCAGTTTAGAAAGCACCTGGGTAGGGTCTTGCCAGGCTTCTTTCTTCAACTGAAAACTTCAACTGAAAGAAAAATTAATATATCTTAGGGCAGTGCTAAATTGCCCTGATGGAGTTTTTGAAGTGGCAAAAGTTGTGCAGGTGCATACTAAGTGTTCTTTGATGATATGAATGTGGTGCTGACGGAGAGTAATGTAGTGCAGAAGGATGATTATAGGCCTTTTGGGCTGACTTTCAATAGCTATCAAAGGGTGACAGCGAAAGATAATGTTTATAAATATTCAGGAAAAGAACGAATAGATGATCTTGGACTTGGATGGGATGACTTTGGAGCCAGAATATATATGCCAGAGATTGGTAAATGGAATGCGATAGATCCAATGGCTCATAAATACGATGTAGTTAGTCCTTATAACTATACACTGAACAATCCTATTTTGTTTGTTGATCCTGATGGAAGAGACAAAATATTTTCGGGGGTAACTCAAAAGGAACTTAAACTGCTAGAGGGTATTATAAATCAAGGCTTGCAGGGACAGTTTAAGGCCCGTTTCTCAAATGTTAAAGGAAAAAAGGGCACATTAAGTTTGTCGCTTGTGGCCACAAAAGGTGGTGGAGATATTAGTAAAATGACTGATGAAGGCAAAGCTTTTTATAATCATTTAAGTGATGGGATTAGCGATAAAGAAAATAACACTGAAGTAGGTGTCGTTTTTGGTGAAGCTGATATTAAGGTAGGTGATTTTGATAAAAGTCAAATAGATATAGCAGATATTGATCAGTTTAATGAAGGTGGTAGTGGAATTGATTATAGTAAACCTACCAAGGTAAGCTAATCCATGAGTTAGCCGAACAACATGAAAAATCAAAAGGCAGAGGATATGATGCTTCTCATAGAAAAGCTGTAAGTGCAGAAAATGATGTAAATGGTAATACTAGAATGGGTAAGCGAGCGGCAAATGGAAAGATTACGGATTCTGAATTTTATCAAGGGACTAGTAACATAAGGCAGTTTTTTAGAGAAAAAGATGGCTCCAAAACTTCGGTTATATATAAACATACTAGCGGTGTGATTAAGGTTCAACAGAGAAGACCTAAAGGACTGCCCAAAAATAAATAAGGATGAGAAATTATAGGATTAAATATCTTGTTACAATTTTAATGTTCATCCTATTGTTAGGGTGTCATTCCAATCGATTACTCATGAACGAATGCAGTATCTTTGATGATAACTGTGATATAGAGACATGTGAAAAGTTTCAAGACGCATTAATAGAAGTACAACTGTCTTATGATAACTACCCTATATCACTATACAAAGTACAAGAGGCAATTACATATCTTGAAGAAGTTACGGGAATAAAAAGTAATGTAAATAGTTATGAAATACCTGTCTATTCGACCAAAGATGAGATGTTGAAAGATATTCAAGCGTGGATCAAATGGTTTGAAGAAAATATTTGTAAACAGCCATCGAAAGAGGGAGGCTCTAGCTAGCACCGGAATAATTTAAAATGGAAAGTCTTGCAATGTGCAGGGCTTTTTACTTACCCATGACGTGTTACCAATAAATAGAGTATATAATGAGAGTTATAAGAATAATTGCAACTATTGCCGTTTTTATGATGTGTCAATCTAATGCATATTCGCAACTTAAATTTCCGAATATTCTATCTGAGAGTGAGAATTTTATAGTTATAGAGAACGGGTTTGTTGATTCGCTATCCACTGATTTTGATCTGACCAAAGTCCAATCTGGTAATTTCGCTATTGGCTATAATGGAAGCACTTATATTTTTAATAGTGTAGTGTCAGGAGAAACTAATTTTTTTTTTATGAAGGAGCAAATAGGTTCAAGTAATGAGGTCTATGATAATCGTGGGGTTTTTATTGAAAATGATAGCATTATTTTATACGTTGGTTTTAAGCTAAAAGGATCGAGAAGTGATTTTCTGCCGTATGCGGAAATTGACTTAATTAGGAATGGTGACTTTAACGAAATCCACTCAGTAATGGTGCTAGATAAGAATCTAAAGACTAAGTGTATCGTATATTATGAGGCAGGAAAGGCCTTGTTTGTTGACAAACTATTTTATAATGAGGAAGGAAGGGTGAATGCGATATTTGCCGGAACTTCAGCAGATATCAGAAAATTGGACTTAGAGTTTAATATTTTAGATG
This region of Fulvivirga ulvae genomic DNA includes:
- a CDS encoding RHS repeat-associated core domain-containing protein, translating into MNNLNKYILIFLLFTGYNSYGQNPITWTDLVGVEIQPDNTLLKTAGWGTDNGGAASAEILQAGTDGWAEFTVYPTGYERYFGLTQNNVDAAKNMDYAIKISSINTIVVQESGVSRGGFGSISAGEVLRVERTGTTIEYKRDGSTFHTSQVPSTTTLRVDVSLYHSNGEIRNGTLNFGAAHVEAPNAPTALQSTTVTSNSAGLQWADNASDETGFIIERQSGTGTYEQVANLPSNTTSYTDGTVAGAVSYTYRVYAYNPGGNSSYSNALTVTTSSTAREGFPVTWTDLTGVEILADNTLRKIAGWGTDNGGATSVEILPAGTDGWAEFIVYATGHERYFGLTGNSTDATSNIDYAFKISSTNGLVAAEKGQNQRGLGHIKDGDILRIKRAGTSIEYIKNDTTYYTSEVPSAGPLMVDVSIYHTSGEIRGSAISFEAMVAPEIPAGVQAIATDFDKNLITWAAQDPAISYEIERSLSETGGFARVAATVRGAGQYKDSKLTGGTTYYYRVRATNGQEFSAYSNVVSSTTKTAVATENTLAHKPQYNGNISAIKWKAHGDAEEKLYTYSYDAMNRIKTAQYAQGHTQTNKSWVTGSAQGGYSVNNINYDLNGNIQSLNRQSIEEDLRTIDALTYSYAKGGNQLTAVSDAAGWEGFADKNTVGDDYEYDANGNMTRDKNKGVTITYNHLNLPVRVEKDANNYILYRYDATGVKQEQVVYEEGKEPKSTRYFGELIYEDGELTMIQHEEGRVVIDEITGGFEYQYHLRDHLGNTRLTFTTKPKVIDFPARFETETSAEEEQLYSGINNTRVKFPSADAANSDINVAGDDEVIGLNNQISAGAALSIPVGPGDELDMQVYGYYEAGDYGGLQTGNAVLMAVAGAFGGANGGNTYEQSTYDAFSRADGAGMLVSGNDAGDARPAAYLNYILFDEQMNPYKFGHAQIEGTANSHELVALNDVVVDKAGFAYIYLSNESDSPLPVFFDDMKVVVTESNVLETSDYYPYGLQIAGGFKRVTAKENRFKFNGFELQTGLDWGVYDYKARHYDPVLGRFLNVDPAADLMRRHSPYNYAFDNPIRFIDPDGMLPEETGKGPCGDKPCPEDNRRAGQKFADGIGNGLVRTGEAFEKFLDDPVAVLDQAEAAVKGFLKDPKGTLDGVASGVENTLVEASNDPEKAGELVFDVALIVATDGLARQLGFGDDVMKGLQTEVNTTASAMQKTGQAPATVVGASLPNGATKIARSAGPPTIIAPSLEKAANELGGVGTKRAGNTIGCCGEFRAGNELLLENPYYKPSDIQFTPAIRPRTGQVITPCQNCQDIFNIKQ
- a CDS encoding RHS repeat-associated core domain-containing protein, with protein sequence MFFDDMNVVLTESNVVQKDDYRPFGLTFNSYQRVTAKDNVYKYSGKERIDDLGLGWDDFGARIYMPEIGKWNAIDPMAHKYDVVSPYNYTLNNPILFVDPDGRDKIFSGVTQKELKLLEGIINQGLQGQFKARFSNVKGKKGTLSLSLVATKGGGDISKMTDEGKAFYNHLSDGISDKENNTEVGVVFGEADIKVGDFDKSQIDIADIDQFNEGGSGIDYSKPTKVS